Sequence from the Priestia megaterium genome:
TGTTGAATTCGTAAAAAAAGCAAAATCAAAACGATGCAGCCAGTGATGCTGTACATCCCAAGAATAAGCGGCTGATGTGTATCCGTTCCAGAAGTAATGCCGTGATACAGTGCTAGCAAATAGCCTGGAAAAGCAAGAAAATGAATGGCTTTCCATGTTTTTCTCCCAAGCTGTTTTATAAAATCGGATGTAATAATTAGTACGAATAAAATGTAGAGTGAAATAGTACCAAGACCTGTGCTAATTGGTTTGTAATCGGAAGTGAACGGAATTAAAATGTCAGAAAGTGAAAAATGAATAGATTGATCAAATGATAAAACAAGTCCGTGAATCATTCCGAATAATAACCCGAACCACCCCGATGATTGATGAACCAGCAAAAGCTGTTTTTTTCGTTTTGGTTTAAAAAACGAAAAGCTGTGAGAAATGCCAGCGGCAACCGATACAAACATTAGTAAACAAGAAGTTAAGCCGGCTGCCCGAATGGTATTCCAAACGGGAAAGTGGGCACTAAATTGCGCGAGGAGAGTAGCCATAATGGTATACCTGACCTTTCACATTTTTTTCGATTAACACCTTGCCTTCTTTTGTAACCGCAATTACCTCTAAAGAAGGGTGATGCATTTTAGCTAATCTTAATCCAGCGTCCCATCCGAGAATAAGCATGCATTTTGCATAGACTTCAGAAACGGTCAAGTCTTCTGAAACAACCGTTACTTGCAGAAGCTCTGATGAACTAGGCTTGCTGATTCTGCCGTCAATAATATGATGGTGAGTGTGTCCGTTTACTTTCCACAATCGCTTGCCTACACTGCTTGTGGCAATGCCGCTGTTGCTCTTTACTTTAATACTCATGAGATTTTTTGATAAATCAAATGGATGAGAGAGCGCAATGGACCAGTGCTTGCTAGCAGGCCCCCACGTTACAATATCGCCGCCTCCATCGATTGCCCCAAGTGAAGTTCCTTTTTTCTTTAATTGATTCGCCATTTGCTGAATGCTCCAACCTTTTGCAATTCCGCCTAAATCCAGACCGACATTAGAAGCAAGCTGAATACTTCTCATTCCTTTATGAATCATAATAGGGTTAACAGCATCAAAAGCTGCTACTTCTTGAGGAAGCTGATTGTTAGGCAGTTGTTCAAAGCTTTGGTCATATCCTAGAGTTTGAATAGAATGATACAGAAATGGGTTGAAAATTCCGTTTGTCTCATTGTAATAGTAAGAGGCTGTTTTTACAGCTTCATACAACATTTTTGACGGTAAAAATAATCTTCCGTTCAGTGAATTAAGCTGTGAAAGCTCGCTTGTTGGAAGAAAGCGGCTTAGTGTTTCTTCTACAAGGTAACACCAGCTCTCCACTTTTTGGCTGACAGGCGTTTCAAGCTGATATACATTAAATTCGGTATTCATTGCTTTAAATGAGTAGCTCATTACATCACATCCTTAAGAAGGTCTTGATTGGATAGAAGAATCATTATTATTGCCTCCGTTATCCTGACCATTTGTGGAATGGTCATTTGACCACTGGTCTTGCTGATTACTCGAATCATCATCTGACCACTGATCGTCTTGACTGCTTGAATTATCGTCTGACCATTGATCACTTTGCTCACTAGAACTGTCATTTGACCATTGATCTTGCCCGTTAGTTCCATTGTCCGTATTGGAGTCAGATCCTGAATCTGGAAATAGGTCCGTCTCATCTTCCGTTTGAGTTTGAGATGAATTATCGGCTGATGTATCGTTATTTAGTGCTGTAGCTGTTGAATTGGTTTGATCATATTTTTGAGAAAGCCCTACAAATGTTGTAAATGCAGCAACGCTCGATAAACCAACCATCCATTTTGTCCATTTATTAGCTGCCATTGATATGCTCCTTTTATCTTTCATATTTTGCAACTGAACACTGAAGAAAAACTGCAGTGGAAGGTAACATACATCGTTCAATTGTTATAGTTCAATATAGACAGAGAAAATGAAAAAATAGTGAAATAGATGTAGGGCGGATTATTTTTGTGGGGAATTCAATGAATTATTAGATTAAAAAAGGGTTGTTCTAAAAAGAACAACCCTTTTTTAATCAGCGATAAATCTTACTAATTGATACATAATACACCGTTAGCTGTACAAGAGAAAGAAGCAAAAGAACAGCAATGGGATAGAAGCTAAAAGAATTAGGTAACAGCGGATAAAAAGCTATTAATATAGCACCTATAGGAATAGAAAATAGGAGGAAAACAAAGGCTTTTTTACAAGCTTCTGCTGTTATCATCTTTTCACGTTCATCTTCTTCTGCAAATTCAAAAGGAAATAATAAAGGCGAAACATTCTTCGTCTTTTTACGCGCGCGGTAGTAAAAAAATGAGACAATTAAAAGAACAATTAAAGAAGCAAAAGAGCCTATAGACATAGTAACTTCCCACGGGGGTCCAGGGTGGGTCATAATTTCACTAAATTGAATATTTAGGCTTAAAAAATCGTATAAAAACCAACCTACGCATAACAGAGACACTACATTCAACAAATAAGATTTAATAACATTACTCAACATTTTTCTCCTCCTTTTGAAGTGTAAAAACATCTTCCATTTTTAATTGAAAGACATCACAAATTGTTAAACCAAGTAGTAGGGAAGGAACGTAATTTCCCTTTTCAATAGCTGCAATGGTTTGGCGAGTGGCTCCAACTTTTTCAGCTAAATCTCCTTGCGTATATCCATGTTTAGCTCTAAGCTCTTTTACGTGATTAATAAGAGTCAATATGATCACCCGCTGTCTTTTTAATAAATTTGTTAAGTTTATTTAACATTATGTAAAGTTAATTTAACAACAATTGGATGATTTTTCAATAATAAATGGATAAAAAATACAAAAAAGATCCTAGAAGAATTCTTCAGGATCTTTTTTGTTAATAAATTTCTTTAATGCCAGACAAACGAATGGAAAAAATGTTTTGTTTTTCATCTCGTAGGGAGAGGGTTTGGTCGGTTAGGTTTAAATTTTGGATTTTTCCTTTGAAGGTTTGAAGCAGGCCATTTTCGTAATAATTCACGGTTACATGTTTGTTTTTCTTTAACGCTTTTAAAATCATTTATTCATCTCCTTTCATGTGTGCATCTGTTATGAAAAGAAAGCTGTGGCTTAAGCATACGAATTTGGAGGATGCTCAAGGCAGAATTATTATTATACAGCAAGATGAGAATAGTTTGTAGATAAATTGTGAAAAAATGCACAAGTTTGCAGTACGGGAGTTGCAATAGAATACAGTATATGAGGGAGAAGGGATTTTATGATGAAAAAGGTGATTTTAGTTTATTTATTTGTGGGTATTAGGTAAACTAGTAGATGAATTTAAAGAATCTATCTATAGTTGTGAAGGCTAGGATTTCATTTAATTTTCATTTTCTATGAGTATAATGATAAAGGTTTTCTATATGTTCTTTGTGAATCTACTCATAAACTAATCGAGAAAGGAAAATCAAAATGAAGCGAATCGTTTCTAAGCCGCTGCACTATTTCATATTAGCCGCTGTTTTAATGTGGATAAAGTCGTACGTGGCTTATAAAACTGAATTTAACTTAGGCGTAAGCGGCGTAATGCAGCAAATGCTGCTGTTCATAAACCCTGTGAGTTCAGTGCTGATTTTTTTAGGAATCGGCTTATTTTTTAAAGGAAAGAAAGCAGGAGCTTGGATTCTTGCAGGCAGTTTCATTATGACGCTGCTGTTATACAGCAACATTCTCTATTATCGTTTTTTTAACGATTTTGTAACGCTTCCTACACTATTGCAGACAAGTAATGCAGGAAGTATGGGCGGAAGCATTATGGATTTATTAAAAGCACATGATGTTTTTTATTTTGTTGATTTTATTATTTATTTTTTCTTCTTTTTTAGTAAAAAAATTGACTGGCATAATGAAAAAGTATCGGTTAAGAATGCTGTAACTATTCTTTCTTTAGGATTCATGGTTTTTTCTGTCAACTTAACATTAGCAGAAATTGATCGCCCGCAGCTTCTATCTCGAACTTTTGACCGCAATTATCTAGTAAAGTATTTAGGCACCTATAATTATACGATGTATGACGGTGTTCAGACTGCTCAAAACTCTAAACAGCGAGCATTTGCAAGCAGCAATGATTTAACGAACGTCGTTAATTTTAAAAATAGTCACTATGCGGAACCAAATCCCGTTTATTTTGGAAAAGCTAAAGGGAAAAATATTATCAAAATTCATTTGGAATCATTTCAATCTTTTTTAATTGATTACAAATTAAATGGCCAGGAAGTGACACCTTTCTTAAATTCGTTGGCCCATGGAAATGACTTTACGTATTTTGATAACTTCTTTCATCAAACAGGACAAGGAAAAACATCAGATGCTGAGCTAATGATGGACAATTCTCTATACGGCCTTCCTCAAGGTTCTGCCTTTGTGCTGAAAGGAAGCAATACGTATCAGGCAGCACCAGCTATTTTAGATCAAAAAGCTGGCTATACGAGCGCTGTGCTGCACGGAGACTATAAGACGTTTTGGAACCGTAACGAAATTTACAAGCAGTTCGGTGTGGATAAGTTCTTTGATGCAAGTTATTACAATATGACGGGTGAAAATAAAATTAATTATGGCTTAAAAGACAAACCGTTCTTTAAAGAATCTGTTCCAATGCTGCAGTCTTTACCACAGCCGTTCTATGCGCATTTAATTACGTTAACAAATCATTTTCCATTTTTACTTGGAAACAATGAGGCAAGCATACAGCCGGCTAACACAGGCGATGCAACAGTTGACCGTTATTTCCAAACGGCTCGTTATTTAGACGAATCATTGCAATCTTTCTTCCAAGAACTGAAAGCTTCTGGGCTTTATGATAATTCTGTGATTATGATTTATGGAGATCACTACGGTATTTCTGAAAATCATAATGCAGCAATGGAAAAAGTAATGGGAAAAGAAATTACGCCTTATGAAAATGCTCAGCTGCAGCGTGTACCTCTATTCATTCACGTTCCTGGAGTAAAAGGCGGAGTTAATCATACGTACGGTGGAGAAATTGATGTTGTGCCAACTCTTCTTCATTTAGTAGGGATTGACAGCAAAGAGTTTATCCAATTTGGCACAGATTTATTTTCTAAAGAACATGATGATGTAGTAGCGTTCCGTAATGGCAACTACGTATCTCCGAAATATACATTAGTGGATGGAACGTATTATGATTCTAAGACGGGCCAAGCGCTTAAAGAAAATAATCAAATGAAAGCTTATAAACAGAAGGTAGCGAAAGAACTGGAGTTATCTGATCAAGTGCTTTATGGAGACTTACTTCGTTTCCACAAGCTGAAGGATTTCCAAACAGTCGACCCTTCAAAATATATGTACGGGAAAGAAGAAACAGAAACATCAGCTAAATAAAGCTAAAATCAAAAGAACATGATGACTTCTGCAAAGCAGAATGAGCATCATGTTCTTT
This genomic interval carries:
- a CDS encoding ferric reductase-like transmembrane domain-containing protein is translated as MATLLAQFSAHFPVWNTIRAAGLTSCLLMFVSVAAGISHSFSFFKPKRKKQLLLVHQSSGWFGLLFGMIHGLVLSFDQSIHFSLSDILIPFTSDYKPISTGLGTISLYILFVLIITSDFIKQLGRKTWKAIHFLAFPGYLLALYHGITSGTDTHQPLILGMYSITGCIVLILLFLRIQHQSAPKNQKKAQEKLKNALYHRVRFFLSASCLE
- a CDS encoding FAD:protein FMN transferase, translated to MSYSFKAMNTEFNVYQLETPVSQKVESWCYLVEETLSRFLPTSELSQLNSLNGRLFLPSKMLYEAVKTASYYYNETNGIFNPFLYHSIQTLGYDQSFEQLPNNQLPQEVAAFDAVNPIMIHKGMRSIQLASNVGLDLGGIAKGWSIQQMANQLKKKGTSLGAIDGGGDIVTWGPASKHWSIALSHPFDLSKNLMSIKVKSNSGIATSSVGKRLWKVNGHTHHHIIDGRISKPSSSELLQVTVVSEDLTVSEVYAKCMLILGWDAGLRLAKMHHPSLEVIAVTKEGKVLIEKNVKGQVYHYGYSPRAI
- a CDS encoding MFS transporter yields the protein MLSNVIKSYLLNVVSLLCVGWFLYDFLSLNIQFSEIMTHPGPPWEVTMSIGSFASLIVLLIVSFFYYRARKKTKNVSPLLFPFEFAEEDEREKMITAEACKKAFVFLLFSIPIGAILIAFYPLLPNSFSFYPIAVLLLLSLVQLTVYYVSISKIYR
- a CDS encoding helix-turn-helix transcriptional regulator — protein: MTLINHVKELRAKHGYTQGDLAEKVGATRQTIAAIEKGNYVPSLLLGLTICDVFQLKMEDVFTLQKEEKNVE
- a CDS encoding YolD-like family protein translates to MILKALKKNKHVTVNYYENGLLQTFKGKIQNLNLTDQTLSLRDEKQNIFSIRLSGIKEIY
- a CDS encoding LTA synthase family protein; this translates as MKRIVSKPLHYFILAAVLMWIKSYVAYKTEFNLGVSGVMQQMLLFINPVSSVLIFLGIGLFFKGKKAGAWILAGSFIMTLLLYSNILYYRFFNDFVTLPTLLQTSNAGSMGGSIMDLLKAHDVFYFVDFIIYFFFFFSKKIDWHNEKVSVKNAVTILSLGFMVFSVNLTLAEIDRPQLLSRTFDRNYLVKYLGTYNYTMYDGVQTAQNSKQRAFASSNDLTNVVNFKNSHYAEPNPVYFGKAKGKNIIKIHLESFQSFLIDYKLNGQEVTPFLNSLAHGNDFTYFDNFFHQTGQGKTSDAELMMDNSLYGLPQGSAFVLKGSNTYQAAPAILDQKAGYTSAVLHGDYKTFWNRNEIYKQFGVDKFFDASYYNMTGENKINYGLKDKPFFKESVPMLQSLPQPFYAHLITLTNHFPFLLGNNEASIQPANTGDATVDRYFQTARYLDESLQSFFQELKASGLYDNSVIMIYGDHYGISENHNAAMEKVMGKEITPYENAQLQRVPLFIHVPGVKGGVNHTYGGEIDVVPTLLHLVGIDSKEFIQFGTDLFSKEHDDVVAFRNGNYVSPKYTLVDGTYYDSKTGQALKENNQMKAYKQKVAKELELSDQVLYGDLLRFHKLKDFQTVDPSKYMYGKEETETSAK